The Gilliamella apicola genome window below encodes:
- a CDS encoding DMT family transporter: protein MKKFYIIGFILLLFFDTFGQTNFKLTALSALPFEISFDWLIRIFSHGWAYLVILGYTGAFMTWMVLLKKAPVGPAFAASHLQVVTVMLVSVIVFNEQVTLTRLLGGLCIIIGIVFLALAEQKLQCKK, encoded by the coding sequence ATGAAAAAATTTTACATTATCGGTTTTATCTTATTGTTATTTTTTGATACGTTTGGTCAAACTAATTTCAAATTAACCGCATTATCAGCTTTACCATTCGAAATTAGTTTTGATTGGTTAATCCGTATTTTTAGTCATGGTTGGGCTTATTTAGTCATCTTAGGCTATACTGGCGCATTTATGACTTGGATGGTTTTATTAAAAAAAGCGCCAGTAGGGCCAGCGTTTGCTGCTTCACATCTACAAGTAGTGACTGTTATGTTAGTCTCGGTAATTGTGTTTAATGAGCAAGTGACATTAACTCGGTTACTTGGTGGGCTATGTATTATTATTGGTATTGTATTTTTAGCTTTAGCTGAACAAAAATTACAATGCAAAAAATAG
- a CDS encoding DUF4177 domain-containing protein — translation MKEYQVVLYQEGALSSLLLGAANADPLKFSTFLNNHAAQGWRVVTMEKDIRRLFLFWRREAYLVVMEREKDNIKPNFV, via the coding sequence ATGAAAGAATATCAAGTAGTGCTTTATCAAGAAGGTGCATTATCATCATTACTTTTAGGTGCAGCTAACGCCGATCCTTTAAAATTTTCTACTTTTTTAAATAACCATGCAGCTCAAGGTTGGCGAGTGGTTACTATGGAAAAAGATATACGCCGTTTGTTTCTATTTTGGCGTAGAGAAGCTTACTTAGTTGTAATGGAACGAGAGAAAGATAATATTAAACCAAACTTTGTCTAA
- a CDS encoding SDR family NAD(P)-dependent oxidoreductase has protein sequence MSNFTGKVALVTGAAHGIGKAIAEKFAKAGANTVIVDFNYELGTKTAEQITRDYQQQSIFIQADVSNAKDMEKVREETFKQFGRIDILVLNAGVAFANKVNDISYEEWQKTLDINLSGLFNTVKPFYNDFLTNKGSIVYISSGSALSGTGGGVSYPASKAGGEGLMRGLAKELGPKGVNVNSIAPRLIDSGKMMRVNYPTQESLDAVLEKIPVRRLGTVEDVANLTLFLADKDNSYIQGQTILLDGGRTIA, from the coding sequence ATGAGTAATTTCACTGGAAAAGTTGCACTTGTAACAGGTGCAGCACATGGAATTGGTAAAGCAATTGCTGAAAAATTTGCAAAAGCTGGAGCTAATACAGTTATTGTCGATTTTAATTATGAATTAGGGACTAAAACAGCAGAACAAATAACTCGCGATTATCAACAACAGTCAATATTTATTCAAGCTGATGTATCAAACGCGAAAGATATGGAAAAAGTACGAGAAGAGACATTCAAACAATTCGGACGTATTGATATTTTAGTATTAAATGCTGGAGTTGCATTTGCTAACAAAGTTAATGACATATCTTATGAAGAATGGCAAAAGACATTAGATATCAATTTAAGTGGTCTATTTAATACCGTTAAACCTTTCTATAACGATTTTTTAACCAATAAAGGATCAATTGTTTATATCAGTTCAGGATCAGCCTTAAGTGGTACTGGTGGAGGCGTGTCTTACCCTGCATCTAAAGCGGGAGGTGAAGGATTAATGCGAGGATTAGCCAAAGAACTAGGTCCAAAGGGTGTAAATGTAAATTCAATTGCGCCAAGATTAATTGACTCAGGAAAAATGATGCGTGTGAATTACCCGACTCAAGAAAGTCTAGATGCCGTGTTGGAGAAAATACCTGTTAGACGTCTTGGTACTGTCGAAGATGTTGCTAACTTAACTTTATTCTTAGCAGATAAAGATAATTCTTATATTCAAGGACAAACTATTTTACTTGATGGCGGTAGAACTATTGCTTAA
- a CDS encoding RnfH family protein: MNSIQIVYALPNNPTIINCDVDEQTNVLQAITKSNILSICQIKLDEHLIGIYGKRCDLNDLVKNGDRIEIYRPLINDPKEIRRKRAAKK; the protein is encoded by the coding sequence ATGAATAGTATTCAAATTGTTTATGCGCTACCTAATAATCCAACAATAATTAATTGTGATGTTGATGAGCAAACGAATGTCTTGCAAGCAATCACAAAATCCAATATCTTATCGATATGTCAGATAAAATTAGATGAACACTTGATTGGTATTTATGGCAAACGTTGTGATCTTAATGATTTAGTGAAAAATGGCGATCGTATCGAAATCTATCGTCCATTAATTAATGATCCTAAAGAAATAAGACGAAAAAGAGCAGCAAAAAAATAA
- the secA gene encoding preprotein translocase subunit SecA has translation MLLKLLTKVFGSRNERVLKMMRKRVERINALEPQIEALTDAELKAKTTEFKQKIAEGAKLDDILEEAFAVVREASKRVFGMRHFDVQLIGGMVLNERCIAEMRTGEGKTLTATLPAYLNALTGKGVHVVTVNDYLAQRDAENNRPLFEFLGLSVGINLPNMPPHMKREAYNADITYGTNNEYGFDYLRDNMVFTKDSRVQRPLHYALVDEVDSILIDEARTPLIISGQAEDSSDRYVSIDKIIPYLIQQEKEDSDQFQGDGDFSIDEKSRQVNLTERGLVKVEELLIKNGIMKGDESLYAPNNIVLMHHVNAALRAHHLFHKDVDYIVRDNEIIIVDEHTGRTMDGRRWSDGLHQAVEAKEHVKIQNENQTLASITFQNYFRLYEKLAGMTGTADTEAFEFNQIYGLDTIVIPTNRPMVRKDKPDLVYMTEKEKINAIVTDVQACVERGQPVLVGTASIEKSELVSSAFKKAGIKHNVLNAKFHAQEAEIIAQAGSKGAVTIATNMAGRGTDIMLGGNWQSEIAKLEAPTPEDIEKAKQAWQAKHEEVIALGGLYILGTERHESRRIDNQLRGRAGRQGDPGASRFYLSLEDPLMRIFASDRVGNMMRKLGMQEGEAIEHPWVTKAIANAQKKVESRNFDIRKQLLEYDDVANDQRKAIYRQRNELLDNSDIKETIDSIRGDVFNTVIDQYIPPQSIEEMWDVKGLETALKSDFDLDLPITKWLDEEQNLHEETLRERILKIAQDTYIAKENTAGSEAFRQFEKSVMLQTLDTLWKEHLAAMDYLRQGIHLRGYAQKDPKQEYKRESFNMFARMLEALKYDVIGILSRVQIRSQEEVDEAERQRLAEMEKLMAKQQANHEEVTNMGSESKEQSAGTSSQPIVRNQAKVGRNDPCPCGSGKKYKHCHGAVH, from the coding sequence ATGTTATTAAAACTATTAACTAAAGTATTTGGTAGTCGAAATGAACGCGTTTTAAAAATGATGCGTAAACGCGTTGAAAGAATTAATGCACTAGAACCGCAAATTGAAGCATTAACCGATGCAGAACTAAAAGCTAAAACCACAGAATTTAAACAAAAAATCGCTGAAGGTGCTAAGTTAGATGATATTTTAGAAGAAGCCTTTGCTGTTGTGCGCGAGGCAAGTAAACGTGTGTTTGGCATGCGCCATTTTGACGTACAACTTATTGGTGGTATGGTATTAAATGAACGTTGCATTGCTGAAATGCGTACTGGTGAAGGTAAAACTTTAACCGCGACCTTACCTGCTTATTTAAATGCATTAACAGGTAAAGGCGTACATGTTGTGACAGTAAATGATTACTTAGCACAGCGCGATGCTGAAAATAATCGTCCATTATTCGAATTTTTAGGATTATCTGTTGGTATCAACCTACCTAATATGCCACCGCATATGAAACGTGAAGCTTACAATGCCGATATTACTTATGGTACCAATAATGAGTATGGCTTTGATTACCTGCGCGACAATATGGTATTTACTAAAGATTCTCGCGTACAACGCCCATTGCATTATGCTTTAGTCGATGAAGTTGACTCGATTTTAATTGATGAAGCAAGAACACCTCTTATCATTTCGGGACAAGCTGAAGATAGTTCCGACCGATATGTTAGTATTGATAAAATTATTCCATATCTAATTCAACAAGAAAAAGAAGATTCCGATCAATTTCAGGGTGATGGTGACTTTTCTATCGATGAAAAATCTCGCCAAGTCAATTTGACTGAACGTGGATTAGTGAAAGTTGAAGAGTTACTTATTAAAAATGGAATTATGAAAGGTGATGAATCACTTTATGCGCCAAATAATATTGTACTAATGCATCATGTTAATGCAGCATTACGTGCTCATCACCTATTCCATAAAGATGTTGATTACATAGTTAGAGATAATGAAATTATTATTGTCGATGAACATACTGGTCGTACAATGGATGGGCGACGTTGGTCTGATGGTTTGCATCAAGCCGTTGAAGCTAAAGAGCATGTAAAAATCCAAAATGAAAACCAAACATTAGCATCAATTACTTTCCAAAACTATTTCCGCTTGTACGAAAAATTAGCGGGAATGACAGGGACTGCAGATACAGAAGCATTTGAATTCAATCAGATTTATGGCTTAGATACCATTGTTATCCCAACTAATCGCCCAATGGTACGTAAAGATAAACCCGATCTTGTTTATATGACAGAAAAAGAGAAGATCAATGCGATTGTAACCGATGTACAAGCTTGTGTAGAACGTGGACAACCCGTTTTAGTTGGTACAGCCTCAATTGAAAAATCTGAATTAGTTTCATCCGCATTTAAAAAAGCAGGTATCAAGCATAACGTACTCAATGCGAAATTCCATGCTCAAGAAGCGGAAATAATCGCTCAAGCAGGTAGTAAAGGTGCAGTAACCATTGCAACAAATATGGCTGGCCGAGGTACTGATATTATGCTTGGTGGTAATTGGCAAAGCGAGATAGCAAAACTTGAAGCGCCTACTCCTGAAGATATCGAAAAAGCCAAACAAGCATGGCAAGCAAAACACGAAGAAGTGATTGCACTTGGAGGACTTTATATTTTAGGTACCGAACGTCATGAATCACGTCGAATAGATAACCAACTTCGTGGGCGTGCTGGTCGTCAAGGTGACCCTGGTGCATCACGCTTTTACCTATCACTGGAAGATCCATTAATGCGAATTTTTGCTTCTGATCGTGTAGGTAACATGATGCGTAAACTTGGTATGCAAGAAGGCGAAGCCATTGAGCATCCATGGGTAACTAAAGCCATTGCTAATGCTCAAAAGAAAGTTGAAAGCCGAAACTTTGATATTCGTAAACAGTTACTTGAATACGATGATGTTGCGAACGATCAACGTAAAGCAATTTATCGCCAACGTAATGAATTACTTGATAACTCAGATATTAAAGAAACGATTGATTCAATCCGTGGTGACGTCTTTAATACTGTAATTGATCAATATATTCCACCACAATCTATTGAAGAGATGTGGGATGTCAAAGGTCTTGAAACAGCACTTAAAAGCGATTTTGATTTAGATTTACCTATTACTAAATGGCTAGATGAAGAACAAAATCTTCATGAAGAAACATTACGTGAACGTATTTTAAAAATAGCTCAAGATACCTATATTGCAAAAGAAAATACTGCTGGTTCTGAAGCATTTAGACAATTTGAAAAAAGCGTCATGTTACAAACGCTTGACACTTTATGGAAAGAACATCTAGCGGCGATGGATTATTTACGTCAAGGTATTCATTTACGTGGCTATGCACAAAAAGATCCAAAACAAGAATATAAACGTGAATCATTTAATATGTTTGCTAGAATGCTAGAAGCATTAAAATATGATGTAATAGGGATATTAAGTCGTGTTCAGATTCGTTCTCAAGAAGAAGTCGATGAAGCTGAACGTCAACGTCTAGCCGAAATGGAAAAATTAATGGCAAAACAACAAGCCAACCATGAAGAGGTAACAAATATGGGCAGTGAAAGTAAAGAACAATCAGCAGGTACTTCATCACAACCAATAGTAAGAAACCAAGCTAAAGTGGGACGTAATGACCCATGTCCTTGTGGTTCAGGTAAAAAATATAAACATTGCCATGGTGCTGTTCACTAA
- a CDS encoding PTS sugar transporter subunit IIB, whose protein sequence is MKKVLVVCGNGIASSSIMVSILQDYLKEQNIVAQVDKSSLMACSADTFNGYDLVVSSTKIDNPDITTKVIVGAGLLTGIGEEAIFDAVKRELTK, encoded by the coding sequence ATGAAAAAAGTTTTAGTGGTTTGTGGAAATGGAATTGCTTCATCATCAATAATGGTTTCAATCTTACAAGATTATCTGAAAGAACAAAATATTGTTGCACAAGTGGATAAATCATCTCTCATGGCATGTTCAGCTGATACGTTTAATGGCTACGATTTAGTCGTGTCATCAACCAAAATCGATAATCCTGATATTACAACTAAAGTAATTGTTGGTGCTGGTTTACTTACTGGTATTGGCGAAGAAGCAATTTTTGATGCAGTAAAAAGAGAACTTACTAAATAA
- a CDS encoding PTS sugar transporter subunit IIB, which produces MSKQLNIIVACGSGVATSTVAVDAVKKILESAGIPAKISKCTLGELEGKQQNFDLVLTTANYKKTLTVPHMSVFGLISGVNVDLVKNKLLQLCQEIISKA; this is translated from the coding sequence ATGTCCAAACAATTAAATATCATCGTTGCCTGTGGAAGTGGTGTAGCAACGTCAACAGTTGCTGTAGATGCAGTAAAAAAAATATTAGAAAGTGCTGGTATACCAGCAAAAATTAGTAAATGTACTTTAGGAGAATTGGAGGGTAAACAGCAAAATTTTGATTTAGTACTCACAACTGCTAATTATAAAAAAACACTAACCGTTCCACATATGAGTGTTTTTGGTCTTATTTCTGGTGTTAATGTTGATTTGGTAAAAAATAAACTATTACAACTATGCCAAGAGATTATATCTAAAGCATAA
- a CDS encoding PTS transporter subunit IIC, translating to MMDMLQTFFETVSKLGAVVLLPVVIMLLGLFFRMRIGSAIKSGLLVGIGFQGLVLVLNLLMATINPVIAYYEKLGSGFTTIDVGFAAIGGAAWSIPAVVLCIPLIILLNILLIKIKVVNVINVDVWNFIHFMIPGALAIALFDNIFIGVLVTIGLSVITLFCAKWVAPKWEEYFGLEGTTCTTLAFVALIYPIAVFFNKLIDFIPFIKNLEINMDKIESKLGIFGDPTFIGIFVGAFLGILTQQNIPTILTICMGFAAVMILIPRMVGIMMEGVTPIGNAATTFIKKHVSGSDGKFYIGMDIALGLGDPACITVTAITIPFVIGFAFLIPNMTFFPLGLLAQVCYLTPMIVLASKGNVFRSTLLSIICMYFVCFSANYFAPEATAMMKYAGLDIFATNPNATVTDGGHFGWNPGSILVSLMHRLIELFS from the coding sequence ATGATGGATATGTTACAAACTTTTTTTGAAACCGTATCAAAACTTGGTGCAGTAGTATTGTTACCCGTAGTTATTATGCTACTTGGTTTGTTCTTTCGTATGCGAATTGGTTCTGCAATTAAATCAGGTTTACTCGTTGGAATTGGTTTTCAAGGTTTAGTGCTAGTACTTAACCTACTAATGGCAACGATAAATCCTGTTATCGCCTATTATGAAAAGCTTGGTTCAGGTTTTACAACAATTGATGTAGGATTTGCTGCAATCGGTGGAGCCGCTTGGTCTATTCCGGCAGTAGTGTTGTGTATTCCACTGATCATCTTATTAAATATTTTATTAATCAAAATAAAAGTTGTTAATGTAATTAATGTTGATGTATGGAACTTCATTCACTTCATGATTCCGGGAGCTTTAGCCATTGCTCTATTTGACAATATATTCATTGGTGTTTTAGTCACAATCGGCTTATCTGTTATTACATTATTTTGTGCTAAATGGGTTGCTCCTAAATGGGAGGAATATTTTGGTTTAGAGGGAACCACATGCACTACTTTAGCTTTTGTTGCTTTAATTTATCCAATTGCCGTATTTTTTAATAAACTAATTGATTTTATTCCTTTTATTAAAAATCTTGAAATAAATATGGATAAAATTGAAAGTAAATTAGGTATTTTTGGAGATCCTACCTTTATTGGTATTTTTGTTGGTGCATTTTTAGGCATATTAACTCAACAAAATATTCCAACAATTCTCACCATTTGTATGGGATTTGCAGCAGTCATGATACTTATTCCAAGAATGGTAGGAATTATGATGGAGGGCGTAACACCAATAGGTAATGCAGCAACAACATTTATCAAAAAACATGTTAGTGGTAGTGATGGTAAGTTTTATATAGGCATGGACATTGCCTTAGGACTTGGCGATCCTGCTTGTATTACCGTAACCGCAATCACTATACCATTTGTTATCGGATTTGCTTTCCTTATTCCTAATATGACGTTTTTTCCTTTAGGTTTACTCGCTCAAGTTTGTTATTTGACACCTATGATTGTCTTAGCCAGTAAGGGAAATGTATTTCGTAGCACCTTACTATCAATAATCTGCATGTATTTTGTCTGCTTTAGCGCTAACTATTTTGCTCCAGAAGCAACAGCGATGATGAAGTATGCAGGCTTAGATATCTTCGCCACAAATCCTAACGCCACAGTAACCGATGGTGGTCATTTTGGTTGGAATCCAGGAAGCATCTTGGTTTCATTAATGCATAGATTAATAGAACTTTTTTCTTAA
- the hxlB gene encoding 6-phospho-3-hexuloisomerase — MQSQLIINELNHSVQTLTDQNITNLIQKIKQHNRIFVHGTGRSGLMLKAFAMRLMQLGLNSFVVGETTTPSVQKGDLLIVASASGETESVNLMAKSALKQGIDLAIICASPNSTLAKIQSPDIILQSGTKYLQSQVSQQPLGSLFEQMLLIIFDTVILTMSDNQKDSNDDMAHRHASLE, encoded by the coding sequence ATGCAATCACAACTAATTATTAATGAACTAAATCATTCTGTCCAAACATTAACTGATCAAAATATCACAAATTTAATCCAGAAAATAAAACAGCATAACCGTATTTTTGTCCATGGTACAGGACGTTCAGGTCTTATGTTAAAGGCTTTTGCAATGCGGCTAATGCAACTTGGATTAAATTCTTTTGTGGTTGGTGAAACTACTACGCCGTCAGTACAAAAAGGAGATCTTTTAATAGTAGCATCTGCCTCAGGTGAAACCGAAAGTGTTAATTTAATGGCTAAATCAGCACTCAAACAAGGTATTGATCTTGCTATCATCTGCGCATCACCTAATTCAACTCTTGCCAAAATCCAATCACCTGACATTATACTACAATCGGGTACTAAATATTTACAATCACAAGTAAGTCAACAACCACTTGGTAGCCTTTTTGAGCAGATGTTACTTATTATCTTTGATACTGTTATTCTTACTATGAGTGATAATCAAAAAGATAGTAATGATGATATGGCTCATCGCCATGCAAGTTTAGAGTAA
- the zur gene encoding zinc uptake transcriptional repressor Zur gives MHNLLIEKIETLCKKRGIKLTTQRRTVLDIMLKANKAMSAYDLLDLLKVSEPQAKPPTIYRALEFLLEQGFIHKVESSNSFIICPHFHDPEHISILFICDKCQQIIEKHSQDIETQLKQLALQSDFLIKHSVLEIHGICQPCQP, from the coding sequence ATGCATAATCTGCTAATTGAAAAAATTGAAACTTTATGCAAGAAGCGTGGCATTAAATTGACAACACAGCGTCGAACTGTGTTAGACATCATGTTGAAAGCAAATAAGGCAATGAGTGCATATGATCTTTTAGATTTGCTTAAAGTCAGTGAACCACAAGCAAAGCCGCCAACAATTTATCGTGCTTTAGAGTTTTTGCTTGAACAAGGTTTTATCCATAAAGTTGAATCGTCTAATAGCTTTATTATTTGTCCGCATTTTCATGATCCAGAGCATATTTCAATACTGTTTATTTGTGACAAGTGTCAACAGATTATTGAAAAACATTCACAAGATATCGAAACACAACTTAAGCAATTAGCGCTACAAAGTGACTTTTTAATAAAACATAGTGTGCTTGAAATCCATGGAATTTGTCAGCCATGTCAGCCTTAA
- a CDS encoding PTS sugar transporter subunit IIA has translation MHILVHDLDNSIKTYQEVINASGSYLLEKDYIQADYITACIDREKDYPTGLLMSNGIGLAIPHANYQLVKSDAISLVRSSKGVEFGQMEDSDLKVSCQLIFNLALSTSNQHLTILQRLFALFQDENFVENCQNLSYLQVEQLINQHINN, from the coding sequence ATGCATATTTTAGTTCATGATTTAGATAACAGTATCAAAACATATCAAGAAGTAATTAACGCATCAGGTTCTTACTTATTAGAAAAAGATTATATCCAAGCTGATTATATTACTGCATGTATTGATCGTGAAAAAGATTATCCTACAGGATTACTTATGAGTAACGGAATAGGGCTCGCTATACCTCATGCAAATTATCAATTGGTAAAGTCTGATGCTATTAGTTTAGTTCGTTCCTCTAAAGGTGTTGAGTTTGGACAAATGGAAGATTCTGATTTAAAAGTCAGTTGCCAATTAATATTCAACCTAGCTTTATCAACCAGTAATCAACACTTGACGATACTCCAGCGGTTGTTTGCTTTATTTCAAGATGAAAATTTCGTTGAGAACTGTCAAAACCTTAGCTACTTACAAGTTGAACAATTAATCAATCAACATATAAACAACTAG
- the rpe gene encoding ribulose-phosphate 3-epimerase has translation MVNKFKLSPSVFAADLGMLKQQLTELEKNEVELLHVDVMDGHFVERIAFGADHIKALKKLTHLPLDVHLMVQKPEVHLDSIIAAGADIITIHQEATNRHISCLQKIRKAGIKAGIVLNPGTCEENIKYLLNDIDMVLLMTVNPGEGGQHFLMSVVDKIKRVRALVNNYNIDIEVDGSIDDKTIKYCRDAGANIFVSGGYLFNGNITDNITKLRVSLAA, from the coding sequence ATGGTAAACAAATTTAAACTCTCACCATCTGTTTTTGCTGCTGATTTGGGTATGTTAAAGCAACAATTGACAGAACTTGAGAAAAATGAGGTCGAACTATTACATGTAGATGTAATGGACGGACATTTTGTTGAACGCATAGCCTTTGGAGCTGATCATATTAAAGCTCTAAAAAAATTAACACATTTACCACTTGATGTTCATCTTATGGTGCAAAAACCTGAAGTGCATTTAGACAGTATCATTGCAGCCGGAGCAGACATTATCACAATTCATCAAGAAGCTACTAATCGCCACATAAGTTGTTTGCAGAAAATTCGTAAAGCAGGAATAAAAGCTGGAATAGTACTTAATCCAGGCACTTGCGAAGAAAATATAAAATATCTTTTAAATGATATTGATATGGTTTTACTTATGACAGTTAATCCTGGTGAGGGAGGACAACATTTTTTAATGTCCGTAGTCGATAAGATAAAACGAGTTAGAGCTTTGGTTAATAATTACAATATCGATATTGAAGTCGACGGAAGTATTGATGACAAAACCATTAAGTATTGTCGCGATGCTGGAGCAAATATTTTTGTTTCTGGTGGATATTTATTCAATGGCAATATCACAGACAACATTACTAAGTTAAGAGTTTCATTAGCCGCATAA
- the mutT gene encoding 8-oxo-dGTP diphosphatase MutT produces the protein MKKHTEIAVGIIRSQDCQIFITQRGEDSHLAGFWEFPGGKIEVGETPFQTLQREIAEEVDIQIHQAQFLNIFRHSYDDRDITIHAYLVEEWDGVPFAKEGQPSRWVDQEDLNADEFPDANRPIIEMLKNLDKQI, from the coding sequence ATGAAAAAACATACTGAAATTGCTGTAGGTATTATCCGTTCACAAGATTGTCAAATCTTTATAACTCAACGCGGTGAAGACTCACATCTTGCTGGTTTCTGGGAATTTCCAGGTGGCAAGATTGAAGTTGGCGAAACTCCATTTCAAACCTTGCAACGTGAAATAGCTGAAGAAGTTGATATCCAAATTCATCAAGCCCAATTTTTAAATATTTTTAGACATAGTTATGATGATCGTGATATTACCATTCATGCTTATCTTGTTGAAGAATGGGATGGTGTACCATTTGCTAAAGAAGGTCAACCTAGCCGTTGGGTTGATCAAGAAGATCTCAATGCAGATGAATTTCCTGATGCCAATAGACCGATTATCGAAATGCTTAAAAATTTAGATAAACAGATTTAA
- a CDS encoding PTS galactitol transporter subunit IIC, translated as MELITQFINDLGNFIFIPIIFLILMAALGRPISECISSAMKVGIGFIALSMTIKFMLDKMAPAVTGLAESTGSSLSAIDVGGAATAVMGFGSSMGPIIIPLCVFVNVLLLVLKITDCVNVDVFNLHQNASMGAIVGVYSGSFLYGVLTAALFHIWALIAADIGAKNNERFYNLPEGVSISHPVANTYLIFAYPFNWIYDHIPGFKNLSITAETIQKRFGVLGDPTIVGFIIGVLLGFCGYSWQSPYHTIISSLQLGMYLAAVMLLLPRMTSIMMEGLVPLSNVVRKKLVKRFPNRDITVGMDTALIVGNPSVIAPALLLIPIIVILAVILPGNKVMPLGDLSQFVFFIACMVPVFKGNIIRTWITSIFLFGGGLYIASWMTPATNEVFQEFGTNPDASVMYTSLNPSANPFTGLFAATSHIGILGYALIGLILLSVGYLLKKKQINSNVNSEVSK; from the coding sequence TGGTATTGGCTTTATAGCATTAAGTATGACAATTAAATTTATGCTAGACAAAATGGCTCCGGCAGTTACTGGGCTTGCCGAAAGTACGGGATCTTCACTCAGTGCAATCGATGTCGGTGGAGCAGCCACTGCAGTTATGGGATTCGGTTCAAGTATGGGACCAATTATTATTCCATTATGCGTATTTGTTAATGTATTACTCCTTGTTCTAAAAATAACGGATTGCGTTAATGTTGATGTGTTCAATTTACATCAAAATGCATCAATGGGGGCTATTGTTGGTGTTTACTCTGGAAGTTTTTTGTATGGGGTATTAACAGCGGCACTCTTCCATATTTGGGCATTAATAGCGGCCGATATTGGAGCCAAAAACAACGAACGGTTTTATAATTTACCCGAAGGTGTATCCATTTCTCACCCAGTAGCAAATACTTATCTCATTTTTGCTTACCCTTTCAATTGGATTTATGACCATATTCCTGGTTTTAAAAATCTGAGTATTACAGCAGAAACAATTCAAAAGCGCTTTGGTGTACTTGGTGATCCAACCATTGTTGGGTTTATTATTGGAGTGTTACTTGGTTTTTGTGGTTATTCATGGCAAAGCCCCTATCACACTATCATTTCTAGCCTACAATTGGGAATGTATTTAGCAGCTGTTATGTTGTTACTACCAAGAATGACTTCCATAATGATGGAAGGATTAGTTCCGTTATCGAATGTAGTTCGAAAAAAACTAGTTAAACGCTTCCCAAATCGTGATATTACTGTTGGTATGGATACTGCGTTAATTGTTGGTAATCCATCAGTAATCGCACCAGCATTATTGCTAATACCAATCATTGTCATTTTAGCCGTTATTTTACCCGGTAATAAGGTGATGCCATTAGGTGATTTATCTCAATTTGTATTCTTTATTGCCTGTATGGTACCAGTATTTAAAGGCAATATCATTCGCACATGGATCACTTCAATCTTTTTATTTGGCGGTGGTTTATATATTGCTTCGTGGATGACTCCAGCAACAAATGAAGTATTTCAAGAATTTGGAACCAATCCTGATGCTTCTGTCATGTATACCTCATTAAATCCATCTGCCAATCCATTTACAGGACTTTTTGCCGCAACTAGCCACATAGGAATACTAGGTTATGCGTTAATTGGTCTAATTTTACTATCAGTAGGTTATTTATTAAAGAAAAAACAAATAAATTCAAATGTTAATAGCGAGGTCTCAAAATGA
- a CDS encoding EamA family transporter gives MSALIITLWLVNLFCDTVGQIAFKYAAITSKHQQGLHYWQKLFGNFWLWLGFGTYFVGFIFWLAFLSEVPLSQGILLGSFNIITVMVAGRILFKEHLTAFRLIGIFFITFGVILVGLT, from the coding sequence ATGTCAGCCTTAATTATTACTCTTTGGTTAGTAAATCTATTTTGTGATACTGTCGGACAAATTGCTTTTAAATATGCTGCAATAACTTCAAAACATCAACAAGGCTTACACTATTGGCAAAAATTATTTGGTAATTTTTGGCTCTGGTTAGGGTTTGGCACTTATTTTGTTGGCTTTATTTTTTGGCTGGCGTTTTTGAGTGAAGTTCCATTATCGCAAGGTATTTTATTAGGATCGTTTAATATCATTACGGTTATGGTTGCTGGACGAATTTTATTCAAAGAACATCTAACAGCATTTCGTCTTATTGGTATATTTTTTATTACTTTCGGCGTGATATTAGTAGGACTTACCTAA